Proteins co-encoded in one Paracrocinitomix mangrovi genomic window:
- a CDS encoding four helix bundle protein, which produces MAQQNENIILKKSYDFALKVVVLCRKIQIEEKEFQLSKQLYRSGTSIGANAEEAIGGVSKKDFANKLGISYKEARESKYWLRLMRDSELVDEELTNELIADVDELARILFSIIRSSKN; this is translated from the coding sequence ATGGCACAACAAAACGAAAATATAATCCTGAAAAAATCTTATGATTTTGCATTAAAGGTTGTTGTACTGTGTAGAAAAATTCAAATTGAAGAGAAGGAATTCCAATTATCAAAACAATTGTATAGATCAGGAACGTCTATAGGAGCAAATGCAGAAGAGGCCATAGGAGGTGTTTCAAAAAAGGATTTTGCTAATAAATTAGGCATTTCTTATAAGGAAGCAAGAGAATCAAAGTATTGGTTGAGATTGATGCGAGACTCAGAGCTAGTGGATGAAGAATTGACAAATGAATTGATAGCAGATGTAGATGAACTTGCAAGAATTTTGTTTTCAATAATCAGATCATCTAAAAATTGA
- a CDS encoding AIR synthase related protein, translating into MSDIRYNKRGVSASKEDVHNAIKNIDKGLFPQAFCKIVPDYLTGSDDHCIVMHADGAGTKSSLAYMYWKETGDLSVWKGIAQDALIMNIDDLLCVGATDNILLSSTIGRNKGLIPGEVLSAIINGTEELLQDLRNHGVDIRSTGGETADVGDLVRTIIVDSTVVARMKRKDVITNKNIKAGDVIVGLASYGQATYEKEYNGGMGSNGLTSARHDVFEKYLATKYPESFDPSVPEELVYSGGMKLTDKVEGSPIDAGKLVLSPTRTYAPIIKKILDLNRSDIHGMVHCSGGAQTKVLHFVEDLHIIKDNMFEVPPLFKLISEQSGTSWKEMYKVFNMGHRMEIYLPEDKAQVIIEISNSFGVDAQIVGRCEAADEKKLTISSEFGKFEYQ; encoded by the coding sequence ATGTCAGATATCCGATACAATAAAAGAGGAGTTTCAGCTTCAAAAGAAGATGTCCATAACGCAATCAAGAATATAGACAAAGGTCTTTTCCCACAAGCGTTTTGTAAAATCGTTCCAGATTATTTAACAGGTTCAGATGATCACTGTATTGTAATGCATGCAGATGGAGCAGGTACAAAAAGTTCACTGGCATACATGTATTGGAAAGAAACTGGAGATTTATCTGTTTGGAAAGGTATCGCACAAGATGCATTGATAATGAACATTGATGATCTACTTTGTGTTGGTGCAACAGATAATATCCTTTTATCCTCTACCATAGGAAGAAATAAAGGGTTGATTCCGGGTGAAGTGTTGTCTGCCATTATTAACGGAACAGAGGAGCTTTTACAAGATTTAAGGAATCATGGAGTAGATATCCGATCAACAGGTGGCGAAACAGCAGATGTTGGGGATTTAGTGAGAACCATTATTGTTGATTCTACAGTGGTGGCAAGAATGAAGCGAAAGGATGTAATTACAAATAAAAATATTAAAGCCGGGGATGTAATTGTTGGATTAGCTTCATATGGACAAGCTACATATGAAAAGGAATACAATGGCGGAATGGGTAGTAATGGTCTGACATCTGCACGACATGATGTTTTTGAAAAATACCTTGCCACTAAATATCCTGAAAGTTTTGACCCATCAGTACCTGAAGAATTAGTTTACTCAGGGGGTATGAAGCTAACGGATAAAGTAGAAGGTAGTCCAATTGATGCCGGAAAATTGGTTTTATCTCCTACAAGAACTTACGCGCCTATTATTAAAAAAATATTGGATTTGAATAGATCAGATATTCATGGAATGGTGCATTGTAGTGGAGGAGCACAGACAAAAGTCTTACATTTTGTTGAAGATCTTCACATTATTAAGGACAATATGTTTGAAGTGCCACCTTTGTTTAAATTAATAAGTGAGCAATCAGGTACTTCATGGAAAGAAATGTATAAAGTCTTCAATATGGGACATAGAATGGAAATCTATTTACCGGAAGATAAAGCACAAGTAATTATAGAAATTTCAAATTCTTTTGGTGTGGATGCACAGATTGTTGGAAGATGTGAAGCTGCTGACGAAAAGAAATTGACAATAAGTTCCGAATTCGGAAAATTTGAATACCAATAA